ACCATTAATTAGCTAGAACAACAACAGTACTGTCCACTTATTTAATCACACAGTACGTCATTATTCTGCCTGAAAGGCATGGAAACATAACtaagaggaaataaagaaaactgtgaTGGACATCTAGCTTTATCTACTTTATTAGTGACCTGAGTTTAAAATGTTACTAACctattttgaagtgtaaatgtcACATCATCTTCATTAATCATTTACACAGATTAAGCATGATATTTTTGCACTGGTCAtaagcacattttaattttgctaAGGAACAGATGCTAAGGAACTACTtcttaaagggtcagttcacccccttccccaccaaaaaaaaaaaaaacattctgccTACACTCAAATAAAATTAAGGTTAATGAAATTTGGTAAAATTATTCACAGCAttgaaaatcatgtttaaaactcaacagcaatatctgTTTCCAGAAACAATGCACCTTTTTTATCTGGACAAATCCACAGACAATTTTCTGGAACTACTGTGTACCAAAGAAACAGCCTCTATGAAAAGTGGTGATGGTGTGTTGTGTAAATTATCCAGACACACATCTCAGTGAAAGAGACCCCTATACCTTAAACCACCATACCAATATAATGCCTTCATCTGACCAATCCATCAAGAGAAAGACCaaagaggaaaagacaaaaactgtaaatagaataaatgaaaacatgtcagaggagagagagagagagagagagagagagagagagagagagagagagggtccttggatggtcttttcataaaactgggctgtctgtcagtagaaagatgcaaatacttttgaaattggaactaaatgaccaaagaaaactgaaaaaaggactgtggcatttgcttttgctcaaaaggcaCAGCGGCCGCAGCTACATctccaacctgtggcccttttcctgcatgtcatcccctttctctcGCCTTTCCATTTAATCTGTCttgacaaataaaggcaaaaagccctacaattaaccttgttttttttaagaggtaGAAAAACTACAATTACCAAAATGCATTGTGCCacaacagacaaataaacactCCCACTAGTGGGTGACTTGATGCAAGTCTGTATTGGCTCATCCATAAACAATATGGCAGCTGGCTGGTTACAAATGATCTcttaataaaacactaaaatgcactaaaatatgtttctgaaagcatttGGAGTGAGAAACTGACAATGCAGtcacagaatcttgatttatcaGCACTTCTTAATAGACTGCATGATCtctgttttgtctgaatttgaaagagaggaaaaaaaagggggcagCGGGCATACAAAAACCACAACAtacatcacaaaaataaataaatcaagttggagctcaaaatgtaaaagtgaCCTCAGGATGaaaatctgatttaattttACCTGCATCATTTAAAAACCTGGAGACTGGCAACTCTAGTTGGAGAACGACAGAATGGAAAGACTGACAAAGAACCTTTGACCTTCAAAGAGCCGATTTATAGTACGATGGAGAGCTAATGGAGGCCATGCAAGCAGCTTCAGCGTCTCTGTGACAGCAAAAAAAGCTTCTGTTTACCATCAGTCATCACAATTTTTTCACTGCTGTGAGCATCGTGAACAAAATTCCATTCACCTCGTTTCCACTGAAGTGAACGCAGAGATCTCAAAGACAGATCTGTGTGGGTACATACCCCCTAGAGGTAatgagaagattttttttttcttcatattttggaCAAACTGACACTTTTTAAGTGGCACATGCTCcttgtatatacacacacacacacatacacacacacactcagtgtcCCTCCACAGGACCAACACAACTTCCACTCACAGAACAGATATAAGAGAACAAGATCTCGCCGACCCTCCAGGCAAGATCACTGCTGAGGTGGAGGTGCTCAGAGTCGGATTAGTGGAGCAACAATGCACGGCCTGTTCACTGGAatctgtgcaagtgtgtgtttgtgtctttccatgtctctgtgtcagtgtgtgtgtgcgtgtgtgtgtgtgtgtgtgcgtgtgtgtgttttaaggtgctccctctcctccagaACCTGTCCGTCTGCAGGGCTATCTGATTACACTGGCTAACTAAAGGCCTCCTGTGTGATTATATACTGTCctccttttgtgtctcattaCTACATTcctgacacatacacacgcacatacacatgcGCACCATTCAGGTAAACACGTGTGTTTATGGACATGCTTTTATAGTGTCTTTGGATCAGTCAATATGAACAAATACTATATAAAACACCCATGCAATATAGTATCTATTATATCTCTACAATCCAGTCTAATACACCATTAAATATTGCCTTAAAACCCATAGGTAAGTTGAATCAACAACCCTTGGACATAATTTCAACAAATTTTAAGCTTCCCATCATTACGGGCAATTGTACTAGAAGTGCATCACATTTCATGGGCATTATTTGTCCAtcatcattcatattttttttaaaaaaaagaaagaaaatacaacttTTCACAGAGCAAAGAgcatcataacaaaaaacaacataagtctgtttttttaatagaccCAATTCCCAAATTTAACATGGCAAAAGTAGAGCCACAAATGTCAGAGGATGGATGAGGAAACATCAATCAACCCTGTCCTAAGTAACTGATGacagagaaatgtcccacagCACAACAGCCCCACCTAGTGCTGTGCAGATGTAAGTTCAGTGATAATTGATGAGTGACTGACAAGTTTGCCAACTTACAACTGTGTTAAAAGCGTTGCCATCCAGAGAATCTCCCAGAACGTTAATGGCAACCAAAGCAACCTGAAATCAGACACAGATGTTGGTGGTGATTGAACAGAACTgccaaagaaaatcaaatatcaatgCATGTTATAGGTAGGTGTGTTGGTAGGTTGTAGTGGAAcaattttactgcagtttaaggTTAAACTGGTGATATTCTATAATTTATTATAACCAgcaaatcacatttaaaaatacaagagGCATTAGACGAGTGAGGCTATGCTGAATATGTCAATTTACTGTGAGGAATATCTAATGTTTTAACTCTAGTTGATgctgtatttatgtaatttttcattgaatttatttaattgtactgcagtttgatgtttgtttgtttgtttgtttttattttaaattaattattcatttattaatggCCTAATTGCATGTCAAATTTGTGATTAACTTCCTGTCCTCAGAAAGCTATTCataatttactgacatttttatttgataacaGACTTTTCATTGAATAACTGATTGACTGAATATCAAAACTGGAAAACACTCTCTGTCaatcaaacaaatcataatTCAGCTAATCATCTGCATGCATGTGctattgtaaatgcaaatgaagCTTATGAAGTTGAGGGTATAACAGGAAAGAATATATCAGCAAATTATTCTCAAGATTGTCTAATACAGGATTCATTATGCACAAAATTTCAAAGTAATCCACCCAATTTGATATATGAAGATATTGTTAAACTACATATAGATTGCATACTGCAATCCCTCTTAAACAAAGCTATTTTTAACCCACTGTATCCATCAGTCACATTTACAATAGTCTGTTAAATGTCCTCATGTTGACATAATACATCATTATAATGAGACTCAAATGTTATCTGGTGTGTTGCCATAGGATACCAAGCTGATGGCAGGTgaagtgctgctgctgagagCCTCATGAGTcagaaatgaagacaaaataatTATGTGCTTCAAACACAGGAGGGGATTCCAGAAAAAATAGCCAATCTAAAACACACGTATTTGAATAACACTGGTGACAGATATGACATGATAAAATAAgactttgttgtttatttctcatTAATGTTAGCCTACTTGGTCCTGGTAGGCAACATCAaccaaaatactttttcacaactcacaaacaaacaagaacaacacACAAATCAtgttgttcacacacacacacacacacacacacacacacacacacacacacatatatatacactgtatatttaGGTGTATTGTAACGGTTTAACAGACTACCTGATTGTGGTGATTGTAATGGTTGGCATGGTTCCTATGGAAGGTTATTCTCAGGTAGGTTCCGATGGCGTCTACATGGACTGACTTCAGTTCCCGGGCTTTGAAGCCTGTCTTCTCATTGTCTGACAAAGACACATACCTGTGGTGAGAGCACAGCGTTCAAATTATCTACTGAGATATacaagacaaaaatgtattgcTACATTTTAATACTATGATGATATACTATATAGCCACTTTGATTATCCTTGTGGGGGAACAATTCCAATTGTGTGCCTTGCTACCATGTATATACTTTGGCTACAGGACACTCCCTTCAAGGACCTTGCTAGTTATAGTCTGAAGACCAGAAACTGTCTAATCAACATCCACTGTTTGATATTTACCAGTAAGATATTGTTAAACCCATTTGACGGCCATTTAAGTTCAACTAATGACTCCTAATTTCTACAGAAAATACCATAACCTACTTGCAGACTACCAAATGCATTTTGGAAATCCAACATGAGCTTTGTCGCCTTCCCTGTATGGTTAGTTAGATACAAAATCAAAACCAGATCAAAGAAAATAAGCAGAGTCTAAAGAGCATCATCACCAGGTGCCTGAACAAGACTGTCCCTATCAGAAAATTCAAGCAGACAGCACTGGTCATTCGATCACTAGAGAACTTGTTGAACCTGTTTGTGAAAATACCCAAAACGGTGAAGGTCAAGTCGAGCCTGCTCAAGACTGCAGTCTCACCCGAGTCTGCGAAGCTGCCCAGGGATCCCTGAGGTGTTGATTTCAGGGAGGGTGTCTCCAATGTGGAACTCCACCTTGGCTGGGATCAGGTACTGGTGGGCCAGCAGCTGCAGTTTTCTCACCCTGCTTCTTTCCACCAGCTGGAGGGTGATGTGCTGAGGGTAGGGGCACAACCTAAGAAAAATTTGATTCACacaatatttagtttttaataacGATggaacaaattaacaaaaaactaTAATGGAATGTATTGCTTTTACAGCCTATGAAGGTATGAAGATGCAATCAATGAATGTGACATGTTTCTGAAACTAAAGTGCTGTGTTATTGTACCTGCTGGATCTCCAGCCATTGACTGTGGGTGCATGGACCATGAGCTCCTTGGCACTGAAATTGTCCTCATGACTTGAAGAGTTGACCACAATGAATCCTATCTTCCTGGGCATCCCTCTGATGAATTTTTATACCTGATATCTAACATCTGAAAGAGCAAAGAAATTCAATTGGTTGTAACcattaatgcaaatatatattgaGTGTGATTATTCTACAGGCCTGAAATGTGTGCGTATGAACATCTTCCATTACACTGACATAACACCTGGAGCTGCTCTCCTTACAATGAGTGACAACTTAATTGTGGGCTTCAAACGTTGCATATCTAGTTTAGACCAAGCAACTACATCCTTTTAATGTTTGGGTATCAAACCTCTTTAGTACCAACTAAAGTATGTCCATAGCACCAAGTACTATTAAAGACTGACAGTTGGCAGTTAATATCTGGTCAGATGTTCAGTCTTGTTTACTAATCCTTTGATATGATAGTCccagatttaaattttaatctgcattttattCAAGTAGGGTTGTTGTAAAGGCGCTTGTGTTCAACATGTAAAAACTTTGGCTtctttttatgataaaaaataacatgattgtgtagaaaaaatctgaatatgcATGAATGTACGGTAATGGAAAAAAGCTTTAGTTTAGGTATCAGTAACCAATCTGATGTAGTTTATCAGTTCTAGTGCTGACATATTGACCCGACCATGTTTAAAGGATATTCTTGAGGACTGTGGCAGCACTGTAATATGCTGAAAAATTACCAACGTGTCAGGAATTAAACAGCAAGACATATTTTCAGAAAGACTGCAATAGAACCAATACATGTATTTCAGTACATAACTTTAACAATAAAAAGACTGTGGCTGTGTTAAATTGTACTTTATTCATCATCTATGTGCACTGAATGTATCGTGTCAGTAACATTAGCTGTAACGTTAAGCGTGTCGAATTCAAGAGGCTTAAAGACTTGTTGAAGGGTTAATTAGTGTCACAGGAAATACTACACAGCCAGTTTACTGAATGACGTTTGGCGTGTGGTTTTATTCTGGTAAAATAACTAACCTGGAGAGAGCAAACAGCCCCTTTAAGTAGGACAAAGAAGCCCCTCTTTCTGACTTGAACATATTGGGCGGAGGGCATTAACTACTCAATGTGCCAACATACTAGCTAGTCTTACAGTAGTCGTATTATGAAGGTATTTTACCCGGctaaaattcaataaatgtcCTGACAACCGTCAATAATTATTTCCTAGCTTTTGTTGTTGTACATTACAGAGTAAAAATACGTTTTCTTCCATGTATTTCAAAGATATCTTACCACAAACATCACCGTAATGTTGACAGCTCGCAGTCCCATTTCATCTCCATAACCACCGCCGACAACAACCATCGCGGCCCTGCGCAATGGTAGTATGTCGTCATTGGCAATGCATTGTTGTCAATGTAGTTTTATACGTATGcaaggattttttatttttatctcctTAAATTAACCGTTGTTTATTAGAGCCACCTCTGATTGTGGTATGTTTCTGAATATACTTTTAGACAATTGTTATATCGATAAgtattcaaactgcagtttcttttgGAGCGTTTTAATAACTTCTTCCTTAGTCCTCGGCGAGAAAATGCGGGTGGAGCGTGCTTGTTACTACAGGAAGTTGAACATTACGTCTTCAAAACAAAGGCATAGCATGTAGCTGGAACTTCGTAAACGTGTTAGTAGCTCGCAAAATGTAACACTTGTGATTTGAATATTccgcaaaaaataataataaaaatgaaagtgtgcCATAAGTTAACAAGAAATGCACATGTCGTTTTATGAAAGCCCATGGGGTAAATAATGCAAGTTTTCAAAGTGGCCAACATTAGTAAAGTTACTTAATGTTCAAATCCGTTGAAGTGTCGATATTCACTCTTTGGTACAATTAAATCGACGGTGAATTTATTATCCACCAACGTATGTATAAAGAGtataatgatttattttgaaatatttaaacgGATGtcatgtgtttatttgtctCGAGCCTCTCTTGACAGTTGGTGTGTAGCAGTATGGGTGACATGGAGGAATGGCCAGAAATAGAGAAAGCAGCGACAGAGAAGAGACGTGAGTTGGTTTTCCAGGGTCCAGCTGTCGACAAGAGAATTTCCTCTAACGGGGGACTCGCCTCTGCTCTCTACTCCCTCACCCTGCTGAATTATCTGGAAGTTAGCCAGTGCCCGAGTTTGACAGAGATCCACGAGGACATCCAACATCTGACAAACCTCCAAAGCCTCATCCTGTGCAGGAACAAGCTCGCCTCCATCCCAGATGTTTTCGGTAGCCTGAAGTCCCTGAAGGTCCTGGACCTTTCAGTCAACAACCTCAGTGTGTTACCAGAAGGAATCACTCAGTTAAAGGAGCTAAACACTCTAAATGTGAGCTGTAACAGCCTGGAGGTCCTACCAGAGGGGCTGAGCCAGTGCACCAAGCTCTCCACCATCAACATCTCCAAGAATCTCATCACCTGTTTCCCTGCCGATTTCTACTCCGAGAGGCTGGATCTCCTCAGCACACTGGTCGCCTCTGACAACTCTATTGAGCAGCTGAGTGGAGATGTGCACAAGCTAGCTGCCTTAAAGGTGTGCTTTTGTCAGCAGCTAACAAGCAGTTATTATGTACACATGTCATCTTTAAGTGAAGATTTTCTTTAAGAAAGGATCTCCTGGGTGGACCAAATTTACGACGAATTTTACAGAAGGTGTCACCATGTATGGTGTTGATCTGAAATTATAGCTAACGAGATTTCACATTTGGGTATATGCTATGCAACgttaaaagtcagatttttaaGCAGAGTTTGGGAGGTAACCGCCACAAGACAACCCACAAGTTTTTTATCTGTGCCAGCTATGTATAAATCAGGGTCCCAAAGTACATAGGAAATCtcgaaaagtcatgggatttcCCAATCTTACTTTTCatacctggaaaagtcatggaattaagaaaaaataattataagttAGAAAAAGGCATGGGATTTTGTTGTGTGCAATGAAACGGGTACACTATTTTAGAGGTGGAAATTACCAGAGACCATACGATATGATATCACCACAATAATTAGgtcacaatacaataatattgcaattttaaacttGTTGCAAATGTTGGCTATTGCAATAACACATCTTTTGCAATATATATTGTGATTagttatctttttttcaactggAAATTGTGACataaaggaaaactttttcaacatgtgttTTGTCTGATGAGAttaaattttaaagataaagtttttcacttcagtcatttttatagcagctaaatgtatctagtggactgaaaagcAACTGATTTTAGTATTCTAGAAGGCTGCCAAGAGTTTTagttatattaataatttaaatttataaaatgGATTCTTGGTGCTTGTGTTtcaatattgccatgcaaatatatcgcaatactatgctgtatctATGCTCTAATATAACCTATGTAACGCAGTAACATAGTATACTCGTTTCTGCTGTTGGTTTTTCTTTACAGAACACTTGATGTCTTTCCCAGAGTGCTGAACTCAACTTGcgcattttgttttgtcttcgtAGGTGCTCGATCTCTCTAACAACAAGCTGAGAGAGATCCCGTCTGATCTGAGCGACTGCCCCAAGCTAAAGGACATCAACTTCAAAGGTAACAAGTTAAGCGACAAACGTCTGGAGAAGATGGTCAACGGCTGCCAGACTAAGTCCATCCTCGACTACCtcagaggaaaaggaaaagcaaaagGAGAGGACGGAGGTGATGCAGATGGGGGTCGCAAGGCAGACAAAGGGAaaagacagcagaggaagaagaaggagaaggtAGCGGAGGATGAAGTGGAGGATCTGAACAAGATGGTGGTGAGGGTCCTCCACATTTCGGACACTTCTACAGCACCCAAAGTCACAGTGAGTGCAGAGGTGAAAGATGTTCGACCATACTTGGTGTGCTGCGTGGTCAGAGGCATGAACCTCAAGCCTGGGAATGCTCTCAAACGTTTCCTGATGGCTCAGGTGAGGTCAAACCCCTCATAAGGTGGTATATACTTGATTGTCTTAGTGGTGCATGACTAATAAAATAAGTGTGCTATGTGTCACCAAAAATGACTTTCCTGTTTTTCTAGACAAAGCTTCACGATGAATTGTGTGGTAAAAGGACCACAGCAACCATTGCAACCCATGATGTGCAGCTTCTCAAAGCTCCCCTAATTTATGATGTCAAACCCCCGACTCAGCTGAAGGTATGTTAACGCCCATTGGTCGGTGCGTTATTTTCAGATATCGATCCAATTATATGCCAGCCAGAcaggaaaaatgtgtaatttgcattaatcaaatcaaacagaTGAAATAATCAAAATCCAAAGTTGTAATCTAGAGTTCTTTAGCCATCTGGAAAATTCTTGTGTGAGAtcttgtcattttcagttgaGTTGCTGTGTGGTTAATTGTAAATGTCAGCGTAaagttttccaaaaaatgtctgagttTTACAAAAGAACACAATGTTTGTTAGGTTGTGCCACTGGGTCGGAAGGAGATGACGGCTGTCGAGCTGATAAGACACCTTCAGCTGGAGGCTGACGAGCTGAGGAAGCAGAAGAAGAGGCAGAACGTCACTGGCCTCCACAAGTCAGTAAAACTTCTGACTTTTCTGTACAGCATGAGCCCTGTGAAAAGATCACATCATATCATAGTCCATATCAGAGAGAAAATCAGCTTCAACAACCCCTCTCCTACAAAACATTATGAAGttagttttatttctatttaaaaaaaacaacaacaatctttTGTGGTATTTTAGTAACACAATTGTCTATCCTGTATGATATTTAAATGTGGGTGTGTCATCTAGATCCTTGCATAGTGGAAATATAAAAGTTCTTACCACAATAGCCCAATGTGAACTGTGTTTTATATGCATTGCATACAGTTTTATTATCGTTAAGTGCAATTTTGGAGAACGTTAAAGAACAGGTGCAGGTTGTTCCCTTACTCCTGCTGATCAGATAGGTAATTCAGGAACCATGAACAAGCTCtagaataaaagagaaaacaaaatttgacaaaaattttaaaaatatataaaaaattaaaataaaacattacattaaagcGATGCGCAGTATATCTTTGTGACTTGCTTgctgttacatttgaacacgaGGGCAGTGTAAGTGTGTTGGAATGCagctttttcagttttctttaaacGTCAGTGGGAAAAAAGTTGTACGTGTTGTGAACACACTGCAAGGCATAAAAAGCTTATTAAGCTCACATTATGGCTGCAGGCAGTTGTAATCAATctgtaataaaaagaaaaatgactttcTGTTAGTTTTGTAGATGGTTGGAAGACAGGAAACTACTTGATAAAATCAGTGTCACACTCTTAGAAAGAATACCACCTGCTATGTGTCTATTACATATACAAAGTCCCTTTATAATGTAATCCCTcaactattttgttttttttacagataccTGCAGCTTCTACAGGGTAAAACAATGTATCCCTGCCTCGTGGATGCAGAGGGACATGTAATATCTTTCCCACCTATTACCAACAGTGAGAAAaccaaggtgtgtgtgtgtctgttcccTTCCTGGAGTTCATAATCATGTTGTCCTGTAAGAGAAGATTTCATATTTAAT
The DNA window shown above is from Plectropomus leopardus isolate mb chromosome 8, YSFRI_Pleo_2.0, whole genome shotgun sequence and carries:
- the lrrc47 gene encoding leucine-rich repeat-containing protein 47, producing MGDMEEWPEIEKAATEKRRELVFQGPAVDKRISSNGGLASALYSLTLLNYLEVSQCPSLTEIHEDIQHLTNLQSLILCRNKLASIPDVFGSLKSLKVLDLSVNNLSVLPEGITQLKELNTLNVSCNSLEVLPEGLSQCTKLSTINISKNLITCFPADFYSERLDLLSTLVASDNSIEQLSGDVHKLAALKVLDLSNNKLREIPSDLSDCPKLKDINFKGNKLSDKRLEKMVNGCQTKSILDYLRGKGKAKGEDGGDADGGRKADKGKRQQRKKKEKVAEDEVEDLNKMVVRVLHISDTSTAPKVTVSAEVKDVRPYLVCCVVRGMNLKPGNALKRFLMAQTKLHDELCGKRTTATIATHDVQLLKAPLIYDVKPPTQLKVVPLGRKEMTAVELIRHLQLEADELRKQKKRQNVTGLHKYLQLLQGKTMYPCLVDAEGHVISFPPITNSEKTKIKKTTKELFLEVTSAVSLQTCKDVMDALIVKMAELNKFTAEHREEAGSDGEGDGPQEPAGEISSELIVQQVRTVDQDGNLKVVYPSKTDLSNDISNLTVIW